CCAAAATAAATTCTCTGGATGAATCAGAATTGAAAAGCCTGTTTACGTAAGAACTGGACATTGTGGTATCCAATGGAACAAAAAAATCAGGCATGATTCCACCTCCTCCATAAACGGATCTTCCCGCTTTGGTTTCAAACCTGAGACTATCATTGAATTTAATACTGTCGGCGGTGAAAAATTCACCGTGTTCAAAGCGATAACTCCAATCGCTGCTGTAGTCCTCATCATTTCCATAAGGCTTTTGGATAGACCTGCCTGATGGTGTAAAATATCTGGCAATAGTCAGTCTTAGTTCTGCACCATCCGAAAGATCAATCGGCATTTGTACCAAACCTTTCCCAAAAGATCTTCTTCCTACTATCAGACCGCGGTCATTGTCCTGAATAGCACCTGCAACGATTTCTGATGCAGAAGCACTCCCTTCATTGATGAGTATGATGATCGAACCTTCTTCAAATAGACCAGGTTTAATAGCATAAGCTTTTTGATTATATCTGCTCATTTTTCCTTCTTGAGATACAATCAAGGCATTTTCGTTGAGAATTTCATCCGCCATATTGATGGCTGCACCCATATAACCGCCAGGATTTCCCTGAAGGTCTAAAATCAGCTTTTTCATACCCTGTTCCTGAAGTTCAGTGACTGCTTTTTTGAACTCCTGATGGGTAGTGGCAGCAAATCGGGTTACTTTTATATATCCGATTTCCTCGTCTACCATGTAAGTGGCATTGATACTGTATTGAGGGATTTTATCTCTGATTATATCAAATGAAATCAAGTCTTTTTGGCTTTTCCTTTTGATATCAACCACTACCTTACTTCCACTTGGGCCTCTGAGCAAATCAAAAACATCTCTGTTGGTAATCCCGGTTCCTGCTACGGTCTTGCCATCTACCTTTATAATCTGATCGCCGGACTGAATCCCTAATTTTTCAGATGGGCCGCCTGTCAACGGAGCAACTACATAGATTGTATCCCGAATAATTCCGAATTCCACTCCGATTCCATCAAATTCTCCATCCAACTGCGATTTTGCCAAAGAAGCATCACGAGCAGGAATATAGCTGGAATGTGGATCAAGTTTTTCGAGCATTTTTTGAATGCCAAATTCTACCAATTCATTGGTATTGACACTATCTACATAGTCTCTGTTGATATAAGTAATGATTTCCTGAAGCTTGTATATAGCCGCTTTCAAGTCATTTCTGTCAGTCTTGGGTTCGGCAAAAGTAGCCCCTATCCAAATCCCTGCAGAAATGGCAAGGGCAAGAATTAAAGGCAATCTTATTTGCTGTTTTGTGTTTTTGATTTCGCTCACAATATCCTTCGGTTAATGATTTAGTGGTAATTTTACTTGAGTTAAAGATAAAACTCTAATATAGGCTTAAACAGTATTTGAAGCTATTTCGTTTTTATTAATCGTAATAATATCATTTTTAATGACTATTTTATCTCGATTTAGCCAAAATAAATTAATTTTGTTGATATGTTGAATTCCAAAGATATTCAGAAATATTCTATTAAAGACCTTGTTTCAGAGAATTATGTCTTTGCAGCAGTTCTTCATTATTTTGGAATTAGTTTTTTTGAGTATGAGCAAAATTCACTTCAGGAGGTTTGTAAAAAATTCCGGATCAATCCCCAACAACTGATTGATGAATTGGAATCCTGGGCTAAGAGAAAGGAACCTTCAACAGAAGATCTGTATTTGCATCCGATTGAAGTTTTGGTTTCTTATTTGAAAAGGAAGCATTATTTTTTTGTGAGACAGGAATTGCCGTTTCTTTCCAATATGGTTTCAGGTATAGCAATAACTGATCCCGAATATGTAAATATTTTGGCAGATTTAAGGATAATGTTCCCTTTGTTTGTAGAGGATTTTATTCACCATATCCATGAGGAAGAAAGTAAGCTTTTTAAGAGGATCCAACTTTTGCATGAAATAGATGAAGATGAATTCAGGCTTCAGGATGCCTTGCATATTTTGGAGAAAAACCCGGTGATTCTTCTTGCCGAGGCTCATGATACCCATGATGATGAAATGGAGGGTATCCGAAAAATCACCAACAATTATTTTTTACCTGATTTGGCGCCTGTCTCCATGAGAGTTTTGTATCATGAATTGCAGGTATTTGAAAAAGAATTAATCATCCATGCCCAAATTGAGGACCGGTTGCTTTTCCCCAAAGCAGTGGAACTTGAAAAAGATGTCCTCAGAAAAATAAAGAAAAAGATAATCAGTAACTGATGGGAAGGATTTTGGCAATTGATTTGGGAACCAAAAGAACCGGGATTGCAGTTACTGATACGCTAAATATTCTTGCCAATCCTTTAATTACAATCGAAACCTCAAAGATCGTTGAATTTCTCAATGGTTATTTTGCCAAAGAGGAAGTGGACACCATAGTTTTGGGCTATCCCATTCGCTTGGATGGTACCGCAAATGAAATGACTCCAAGAGTAATCAATCTCAAGGGCCGTCTCTCCAAGCTGTATCCAAACAAAAATATTGTACTGGTAGATGAAAGGTTTACTTCAAAAATGGCCATGCAGAGTATGATTGCAATGGGGAGCAAGAAAAAAGACAGAAAAGAAAAAGCAGGTAACTTAGACAAAGTCAGTGCTGCCATTATATTACAATCCTACCTGGAACAATTATGATTTACCCTATAGTCGCTTACGGAAATCCGATTTTAAAGAAAGAAGCAGAAGAAATCAAAGAAGGAGAAGATCTTTCTGAATTGATTAAGGATATGTTCAGTACCATGGAAAATGCCAATGGTGTGGGATTGGCGGCTCCCCAGATCAATAAGGGGATAAGGCTTTTTGTGATTGACAGTAGTCTGATGCTGGATGAAGAGGATGAAGAAAAAGGAATTCGGAAAGCATTTATCAACCCGATTATTTTGGACGAATATGGAGATGTTTTCGGATTTGAAGAAGGATGCCTCAGTATTCCAGAAATCAGAGCAGATATTTTCCGACCTGAAAAACTCACCATTGAATATTTTGATGAAAACTGGAATCTTAAAGAGGAGGAATTTTCAGGATTAACTGCTAGGGTGATACAACATGAATATGACCACTTGGAAGGTATATTGTTCATAGATTATCTCAAAGGTCTTAAAAAAAGAATGGTACAAAGTAAGTTGATCGATATAAGTAAAGGTAAAGTATCAACGGATTATAGAATGACCTATCCTTTAAGATAATAGTTTCTTCAATATGACTTTCCAAAAATGAACTTTCTCATTAAGATCACCGGGCTTATTGCTTTTTTCTTAATACCATTTCTATCTGGTTTTGCCCAGGAAAAAGAACAGTATGTGATTCTAATTTCCCTTGATGGTTTTAGACATGATTATGTGGAGCGGTTTCAGCCTGAAAATCTCCTCAGATTCATTGAAAACGGTACGGCAGCGGAGGCTTTGATTCCCTCATTCCCTACAAAAACCTTCCCCAATCATTATACCATTGCCACTGGAATGAAACCAGAAAATCATGGTTTGGTGGACAATTCCTTTTATGAACCCGAAAAAGATTTGGTTTATTCCATGGGCAACAGGGATATCGTAGAGGATGGATATTGGTACGGCGGAACTCCCATTTGGGTATTGGCTGAGCAACATGGTATTAAAGCCGCAAGTTATTTCTTTGTTGGTTCAGAAGCACCGGTTCAAGGGATCCATCCAAGTTACTATTTCAATTTTGATGGAAGTGTGCCAAACCTTACCCG
This window of the Aquiflexum balticum DSM 16537 genome carries:
- the ruvX gene encoding Holliday junction resolvase RuvX is translated as MGRILAIDLGTKRTGIAVTDTLNILANPLITIETSKIVEFLNGYFAKEEVDTIVLGYPIRLDGTANEMTPRVINLKGRLSKLYPNKNIVLVDERFTSKMAMQSMIAMGSKKKDRKEKAGNLDKVSAAIILQSYLEQL
- the def gene encoding peptide deformylase; translated protein: MIYPIVAYGNPILKKEAEEIKEGEDLSELIKDMFSTMENANGVGLAAPQINKGIRLFVIDSSLMLDEEDEEKGIRKAFINPIILDEYGDVFGFEEGCLSIPEIRADIFRPEKLTIEYFDENWNLKEEEFSGLTARVIQHEYDHLEGILFIDYLKGLKKRMVQSKLIDISKGKVSTDYRMTYPLR
- a CDS encoding S41 family peptidase, giving the protein MSEIKNTKQQIRLPLILALAISAGIWIGATFAEPKTDRNDLKAAIYKLQEIITYINRDYVDSVNTNELVEFGIQKMLEKLDPHSSYIPARDASLAKSQLDGEFDGIGVEFGIIRDTIYVVAPLTGGPSEKLGIQSGDQIIKVDGKTVAGTGITNRDVFDLLRGPSGSKVVVDIKRKSQKDLISFDIIRDKIPQYSINATYMVDEEIGYIKVTRFAATTHQEFKKAVTELQEQGMKKLILDLQGNPGGYMGAAINMADEILNENALIVSQEGKMSRYNQKAYAIKPGLFEEGSIIILINEGSASASEIVAGAIQDNDRGLIVGRRSFGKGLVQMPIDLSDGAELRLTIARYFTPSGRSIQKPYGNDEDYSSDWSYRFEHGEFFTADSIKFNDSLRFETKAGRSVYGGGGIMPDFFVPLDTTMSSSYVNRLFNSDSSREFILDYLDKNKKKFDGMSFEDYYNKFEISDEMLKGLISVGERNKVKFDEKDYKKSKEYLKILVKAHMGRNIYDDNAFYKIINEAVNEAYLQALTLFDEAESLALAPKNNN
- a CDS encoding hemerythrin HHE cation-binding protein, translating into MLNSKDIQKYSIKDLVSENYVFAAVLHYFGISFFEYEQNSLQEVCKKFRINPQQLIDELESWAKRKEPSTEDLYLHPIEVLVSYLKRKHYFFVRQELPFLSNMVSGIAITDPEYVNILADLRIMFPLFVEDFIHHIHEEESKLFKRIQLLHEIDEDEFRLQDALHILEKNPVILLAEAHDTHDDEMEGIRKITNNYFLPDLAPVSMRVLYHELQVFEKELIIHAQIEDRLLFPKAVELEKDVLRKIKKKIISN